A part of Desulfomicrobium baculatum DSM 4028 genomic DNA contains:
- a CDS encoding DHH family phosphoesterase: MAYFRKLDPKLAKLQELLNKNERWLILINADPDALASAMALKRILAGRVEQVAIAHVNEITRPDNLAMIRLLRIATKKLNPLLLAQYDRFALVDSQPHHHPDFANIHFSVVIDHHPKVAGTPVEADFVEIVSEYGSNATIMTEYLYNLGLRPGKLLATALLYGIKTDTQSFEREFHDNDMKAFRYLSKFYNKPLLHKIIRSEFRLEWLKYFTQAFRKMRVTGKTITIFMGKVDSSDILVVLADFFLRVHGLSTTVISGISEDKLVIVFRGDGLRRDMGKFAKRLFGDVGSAGGHKSMARAEIPMEKLGCQHASQFVWERLHGGVDVKKKKKEPETSPNGAS; the protein is encoded by the coding sequence ATGGCCTATTTTCGAAAGCTGGATCCGAAGCTTGCCAAGCTTCAAGAATTGCTGAATAAAAATGAGCGTTGGCTGATCCTCATCAATGCCGATCCCGACGCCTTGGCCTCGGCCATGGCGTTGAAGCGCATCCTCGCAGGCCGTGTCGAACAGGTCGCCATCGCCCATGTCAACGAGATCACCAGGCCCGACAATCTGGCCATGATCCGCTTGCTGCGCATCGCCACCAAGAAACTCAATCCGCTTCTTTTGGCCCAGTACGACCGTTTCGCCCTGGTCGACTCCCAACCGCATCATCACCCGGATTTCGCGAACATCCACTTTTCCGTGGTCATCGACCACCACCCGAAAGTCGCGGGCACGCCCGTGGAAGCCGATTTTGTCGAGATCGTGTCCGAGTACGGGTCCAACGCGACCATCATGACCGAATATCTCTACAACCTGGGACTGCGTCCGGGGAAGCTGCTGGCCACGGCCCTCTTGTACGGGATCAAGACCGACACCCAGAGCTTTGAGCGCGAGTTTCACGACAACGACATGAAGGCTTTTCGCTACCTCTCGAAATTCTACAACAAGCCCCTGCTGCACAAGATCATCCGCTCGGAGTTCCGCCTGGAGTGGCTTAAGTATTTCACCCAGGCCTTCCGCAAGATGCGGGTCACCGGCAAGACTATCACCATCTTTATGGGTAAGGTCGATTCTTCCGACATTTTGGTCGTTCTGGCTGATTTTTTCCTGCGCGTGCACGGGCTGTCCACGACTGTGATCAGCGGCATCAGCGAGGACAAGCTCGTTATCGTCTTTCGCGGTGACGGCTTGCGCCGCGACATGGGCAAATTCGCCAAGCGCCTGTTCGGCGACGTGGGTTCCGCCGGAGGACACAAGTCCATGGCCCGGGCCGAGATTCCCATGGAGAAGCTGGGCTGTCAGCACGCCAGCCAGTTTGTGTGGGAACGACTGCATGGTGGCGTGGATGTGAAGAAAAAGAAGAAAGAGCCGGAGACTTCTCCGAACGGGGCCTCATAA
- a CDS encoding bifunctional adenosylcobinamide kinase/adenosylcobinamide-phosphate guanylyltransferase — protein sequence MIDLVLGGNKSGKSDFGLELLCRGPRPWTLVATGKSRDLAFRRQITTHRQNRDADIAVREVDTDLAGALGALAPSGGSVLVDSLDFWMFSLAGSRDDGKRMREEFFAGLRDWRGGNLILVSTEMGLGPLAFDGEIRAFARDLGQLNREIASVSTSVYLVVAGLAQKLK from the coding sequence ATGATTGATCTGGTCCTTGGCGGCAACAAATCCGGCAAATCCGATTTCGGGCTCGAGCTCCTGTGCCGGGGGCCGCGCCCCTGGACGCTTGTGGCCACGGGAAAATCCCGTGACCTTGCCTTTCGGCGACAGATCACTACCCACCGTCAGAACCGGGATGCGGATATCGCGGTGCGGGAAGTGGACACCGATCTGGCCGGCGCGCTTGGAGCCCTTGCTCCCTCAGGCGGCAGCGTTCTGGTCGACAGTCTTGATTTCTGGATGTTTTCGCTGGCGGGCAGCCGGGATGACGGCAAGCGGATGAGAGAGGAATTTTTCGCCGGCCTTCGGGATTGGAGGGGGGGAAATCTGATTTTGGTATCGACTGAAATGGGGCTGGGGCCTCTTGCATTCGACGGTGAAATACGGGCATTTGCCCGCGATCTGGGTCAACTCAACCGTGAAATTGCCAGTGTCAGTACAAGTGTGTATCTGGTCGTTGCCGGGTTGGCCCAAAAACTCAAGTGA
- a CDS encoding two-component system sensor histidine kinase NtrB, which produces MVKLSRTAENRLLFRLIEQEEALRKAEEIKYRVFDWIDAGLLVVNHDGRITTVNQRTLDWLPGHDRNEMVGTRFDAYFPEFLPFWKDRELACLRRNMVISTHRGLVFGFKMTELPENQGWMILFSDITEVQRLERQVKEMEKLASVGELAAGLAHEMKNPLAGIKTSLQLLLSDDLEKEFSDRLSRVILRDIDRLDFLLKDFLIFARPKAPEPSALDLATELDHVLMPLRLQYPGVTIRAQVRDEPFYFDRNQLHQILINLVVNALQALENTEDPNISILEERGQSTRTLVIADNGPGVAEEMVDKCFDPFVTSKAVGSGLGLAIARRLAAQNGTFIDLSNIPTGGTRAVLVQDLSFFRTQKDPQDTT; this is translated from the coding sequence TTGGTCAAATTGAGTCGTACGGCGGAGAACCGGCTTCTGTTTCGGCTCATCGAGCAGGAAGAAGCCCTGCGCAAAGCCGAGGAGATAAAATACCGCGTTTTTGACTGGATCGATGCGGGGCTACTGGTAGTCAACCATGACGGCAGGATCACGACCGTCAACCAACGTACTCTTGATTGGCTTCCCGGACATGATCGCAACGAAATGGTTGGGACCAGGTTTGATGCCTATTTTCCTGAATTTCTTCCTTTCTGGAAGGATCGCGAGCTTGCGTGCCTGCGTCGAAACATGGTCATAAGCACCCATCGCGGCCTAGTTTTCGGATTCAAGATGACCGAATTGCCCGAAAATCAGGGGTGGATGATCCTTTTTTCCGATATCACCGAAGTGCAAAGACTGGAACGGCAGGTCAAGGAAATGGAGAAGCTGGCCAGCGTCGGCGAACTGGCCGCCGGTCTGGCTCATGAAATGAAGAATCCGTTGGCCGGGATCAAGACCAGTCTGCAGCTTCTCCTTTCCGATGATCTGGAAAAGGAATTTTCCGACAGGCTCTCACGGGTCATACTGCGTGACATCGACCGTCTTGATTTTCTGCTCAAGGATTTTCTGATCTTTGCACGCCCCAAGGCACCCGAGCCGTCCGCCCTTGATCTGGCGACGGAGCTGGACCACGTGCTCATGCCTCTTCGCCTGCAGTATCCCGGCGTTACGATACGCGCTCAAGTCCGGGATGAGCCGTTTTATTTTGACCGCAACCAGTTGCATCAGATCCTTATAAATCTTGTGGTCAATGCTTTGCAGGCTCTTGAAAACACGGAAGATCCGAACATCAGCATCCTGGAAGAAAGGGGACAAAGCACCAGGACCCTGGTCATCGCCGACAACGGCCCGGGGGTGGCTGAGGAGATGGTGGACAAGTGCTTCGACCCGTTCGTGACCAGCAAGGCTGTGGGTTCGGGTCTGGGCCTGGCCATCGCCCGCAGGCTCGCGGCCCAGAACGGCACATTCATCGATCTTTCCAATATTCCCACGGGAGGGACAAGGGCCGTGCTGGTTCAGGACCTCTCTTTTTTCCGGACCCAAAAGGATCCCCAGGATACAACGTGA
- a CDS encoding MogA/MoaB family molybdenum cofactor biosynthesis protein — MRVTWKDAYTAAAVIIGQGRDHPLIHGWFDGGVDLRAGDVIEDPHCCVQLENRIRLCLEDGLFIPAWVGRKEKGVFVPGEFSCARARRGFSLAWITLSDKGSRGERVDASGPAIRDAAMEAMDISLARGMIIPDEPEILKAALVDSCLFQGFDLVFTTGGTGVGPRDITPEVTLPLLDKRLPGFERAMTQASLAKTPHAMISRAVAGVMGLSLVVNLPGSPKAVRENLHAILPALKHAVEKLQGDPRDCGQ, encoded by the coding sequence ATGCGTGTTACCTGGAAGGATGCATATACCGCCGCCGCAGTGATTATTGGTCAGGGCAGGGATCATCCGCTCATCCACGGCTGGTTCGATGGCGGCGTGGATCTGCGTGCGGGGGATGTGATCGAGGATCCCCACTGCTGCGTGCAGCTTGAAAACAGGATTCGTCTCTGCCTGGAGGACGGGCTTTTTATCCCTGCCTGGGTGGGCAGAAAGGAAAAGGGCGTGTTCGTGCCGGGTGAATTTTCATGCGCGCGGGCTCGGCGGGGCTTTTCCCTGGCCTGGATCACCTTGAGCGACAAGGGATCGCGGGGCGAGCGCGTCGATGCCAGCGGCCCGGCCATTCGCGACGCGGCCATGGAGGCTATGGACATCAGCCTGGCCCGGGGAATGATCATTCCGGACGAGCCGGAAATCCTCAAGGCAGCCCTTGTGGACAGCTGCCTGTTTCAGGGCTTCGATCTTGTCTTCACCACCGGCGGAACCGGAGTCGGGCCCCGCGACATCACCCCGGAAGTGACCCTGCCTCTTTTGGACAAGAGGCTGCCGGGGTTTGAGCGGGCCATGACCCAGGCCTCCCTGGCCAAGACGCCGCACGCCATGATTTCCCGCGCCGTGGCCGGAGTCATGGGTCTCTCCCTGGTGGTCAATCTGCCCGGAAGCCCCAAGGCCGTGCGCGAAAATCTGCACGCCATCCTGCCCGCGCTCAAGCATGCGGTGGAAAAACTGCAGGGAGATCCTAGGGATTGTGGACAATAA
- a CDS encoding UvrD-helicase domain-containing protein, whose protein sequence is MNTFIADLHIHSKFSRATSKNLTPRNLLAWAGIKGIDVLATGDFTHPGWMDIITRQLEAGENGLLRLRDDKALEQELPWYSGNMNAARIRFMLCTEISSIYKKRGKVRKIHNLVFMPSIDAALKFNTRLAQVGNLASDGRPILGLDAHDLLEMVLETDPLAYLVPAHIWTPWFSLFGSKSGFDRIEDCFEDLSGEIFALETGLSSDPEMNWMLSALDRFTLVSNSDAHSGEKLGREVTVFSGERSFAGIRAALRRESETTRFEGTLEFYPEEGKYHLDGHRKCGVMLEPQETAAHRGFCPVCGKPLTIGVLNRIFALSDRDLPVRPANHPGFSSLVPLTEILSEILGVGPGTKKVLGMYNQLVQDFGSEFSILRDVPEEDLRRSSTVLAEAVRRMRQGVVHRHSGYDGEYGRISMFAPQELLEFKHGRMLSMAARSAPPEVLGQRWRKTKGELSLLADEAVQTANEMQMAAILAGPGPVLVLAGPGTGKTQTLMGRVRHLLAQGADPARILILTFTRKAARELKDRLQRLCPGLPVLPKTDTLHALGLEYWTSVMGEAPILLSEESSRRLFAAANPDLQGKELKTAWNEQSLAREDGVRIPGEHTRCYLDDKVRFNLVDYTDLLEFWLEHLELGQCVPDFDHVLVDEVQDLSALQLGLVTALCAQGGRGFFAIGDPNQAIYGFRGAVRDVEGRLRALWPDLKRIRLVHNYRSAQQILSLAAHLFTEKQTLVAQKSVLASLVLFEAQSAEQEAGWIAGRVRELLGGTGHWQADTHEGKNISPGDIAVLVRFKALVPPIAKALESAGIPVSVPEQESFFVDARVDLLLRIAGNVLGLPDAVDEQIPSCPEDVVEKGPLAMAVHFSATPPFDALFWKSRAFVDLVKAFQACSGWRGLLNMVRLETELCAIRAKAQKVQIMTMHGAKGLEFEVVFLPGLEEGILPFAGMDMLLGKPGDDHGLDMDEERRLFYVGLTRAKSMLFLSHSASRRVFGKTLKLALSSLVRRLPQDMLRKSAIKRHVRRNERQLSLFDPHAL, encoded by the coding sequence GTGAATACTTTCATCGCCGATCTGCACATCCATTCCAAATTTTCCCGGGCCACGAGCAAGAACCTCACGCCTAGAAACCTGCTGGCCTGGGCCGGGATCAAGGGTATCGACGTTTTGGCCACGGGCGACTTCACCCATCCGGGCTGGATGGACATCATCACCCGGCAGCTTGAAGCCGGGGAAAATGGACTGCTGCGACTGCGCGACGACAAGGCGCTGGAACAGGAGCTGCCCTGGTACTCCGGGAACATGAACGCGGCGCGTATCCGTTTTATGCTCTGCACCGAGATCAGCTCCATTTACAAAAAGCGGGGCAAGGTCCGCAAAATCCATAATCTGGTCTTCATGCCCAGCATCGACGCGGCCCTCAAATTCAACACCCGCCTGGCGCAGGTCGGGAACCTCGCCTCCGACGGCCGTCCCATTCTGGGACTCGACGCGCACGATCTTCTTGAAATGGTTCTTGAAACCGACCCGCTGGCCTATCTCGTCCCCGCCCATATCTGGACTCCCTGGTTTTCCCTGTTCGGGTCGAAATCCGGCTTCGATCGTATCGAAGACTGCTTTGAGGACTTAAGCGGAGAAATTTTCGCTCTGGAAACCGGCCTCTCCTCCGACCCGGAGATGAACTGGATGCTCAGCGCCCTGGACCGTTTTACCCTAGTCTCGAATTCCGATGCCCATTCCGGGGAAAAGCTGGGCCGGGAAGTCACTGTTTTTTCCGGAGAGAGGTCTTTTGCGGGTATTCGCGCCGCCTTGCGGCGCGAGAGCGAAACGACGCGTTTTGAAGGCACTCTCGAATTCTATCCCGAGGAAGGCAAATATCACCTCGACGGTCATCGCAAATGCGGCGTCATGCTCGAACCCCAGGAGACAGCAGCGCACCGCGGGTTTTGCCCGGTCTGCGGCAAACCTCTGACCATTGGCGTGCTGAACCGCATCTTTGCCCTCTCGGACCGGGACTTGCCCGTACGCCCGGCCAATCATCCGGGATTCTCGTCGTTGGTGCCCCTGACCGAAATCCTTTCGGAGATTCTGGGGGTGGGTCCCGGCACGAAGAAAGTGCTTGGCATGTACAACCAGCTTGTTCAGGATTTTGGTTCTGAATTCAGTATATTGCGGGATGTTCCCGAAGAGGACTTGCGGCGCTCCTCCACGGTTTTGGCCGAGGCCGTGCGCAGGATGCGGCAGGGCGTGGTTCACAGGCATTCGGGGTATGACGGCGAGTATGGGCGCATCTCCATGTTCGCGCCTCAGGAGCTGCTCGAATTCAAGCATGGGCGCATGCTGTCCATGGCTGCCCGTTCCGCGCCGCCGGAAGTATTGGGACAGCGCTGGCGCAAGACCAAGGGGGAGCTCTCGCTCCTGGCAGACGAAGCGGTCCAGACGGCCAATGAAATGCAAATGGCCGCGATTCTCGCCGGCCCCGGGCCGGTGCTGGTCCTGGCCGGTCCCGGCACGGGCAAGACCCAGACCCTCATGGGCCGCGTGCGCCACCTGCTTGCGCAGGGCGCCGACCCGGCGCGAATCCTGATTCTGACTTTCACCCGCAAGGCCGCGCGGGAATTGAAAGATCGCCTGCAGCGGCTTTGTCCGGGCCTGCCCGTGCTGCCCAAGACGGACACCCTGCACGCGCTGGGGCTTGAATACTGGACCTCTGTCATGGGCGAGGCCCCGATCCTTCTGTCCGAGGAGAGCAGCCGCAGACTTTTCGCGGCCGCCAATCCCGACCTGCAGGGCAAGGAACTCAAAACCGCCTGGAATGAACAATCCCTGGCCCGCGAGGACGGGGTGCGCATCCCCGGCGAACACACCAGATGCTATCTGGACGACAAGGTCCGCTTCAATCTGGTCGATTACACCGATCTGCTCGAATTCTGGCTCGAACACCTCGAACTTGGGCAATGCGTTCCGGACTTCGATCACGTCCTGGTCGACGAGGTGCAGGACCTCTCCGCTCTTCAGCTCGGACTGGTCACGGCGCTTTGTGCCCAGGGAGGGCGGGGTTTTTTTGCCATCGGGGACCCGAACCAGGCCATTTACGGATTTCGTGGCGCGGTGCGTGATGTCGAGGGCAGACTTCGTGCTCTGTGGCCGGATCTCAAAAGGATCAGGCTGGTCCACAACTATCGCTCGGCGCAGCAGATCCTAAGCCTTGCGGCGCATCTTTTTACGGAAAAGCAGACCCTGGTGGCCCAGAAATCCGTCTTGGCGTCCCTCGTGCTGTTCGAAGCCCAGAGCGCCGAGCAGGAGGCGGGCTGGATCGCGGGGCGGGTGCGCGAACTCCTGGGAGGCACCGGCCACTGGCAGGCGGACACGCACGAGGGGAAAAACATTTCTCCCGGCGACATCGCCGTGCTGGTGCGTTTCAAGGCTCTTGTCCCGCCCATTGCCAAGGCTCTTGAGAGCGCCGGGATACCTGTGTCCGTGCCGGAGCAGGAGTCCTTTTTTGTCGATGCGCGGGTGGATCTTCTTTTGCGGATCGCCGGAAACGTGCTCGGACTGCCCGACGCCGTGGACGAGCAGATTCCGTCCTGTCCCGAGGATGTGGTCGAGAAGGGACCGCTGGCCATGGCCGTCCATTTCTCAGCGACCCCGCCGTTTGACGCCCTGTTCTGGAAGAGCAGGGCTTTTGTGGATCTGGTCAAGGCCTTCCAGGCCTGCTCGGGCTGGCGCGGACTTTTGAACATGGTCCGGCTTGAGACCGAGCTTTGCGCCATCAGGGCCAAGGCGCAGAAAGTGCAGATTATGACCATGCACGGGGCCAAAGGGCTCGAATTCGAGGTCGTGTTCCTGCCCGGCCTGGAAGAGGGCATCCTGCCTTTTGCGGGAATGGACATGCTCCTTGGCAAGCCCGGCGACGATCATGGGCTCGACATGGACGAGGAACGCCGCCTTTTCTACGTCGGCCTGACCCGGGCCAAATCCATGCTTTTCCTGAGCCACTCGGCCAGCCGCCGCGTTTTCGGCAAGACTTTGAAACTCGCCCTGTCGTCCCTGGTGCGCCGTCTGCCGCAGGACATGCTGCGTAAAAGCGCCATCAAGCGCCATGTGCGTCGTAATGAACGGCAGCTGAGCCTTTTTGACCCGCATGCGCTTTAG
- the cbiR gene encoding cobamide remodeling phosphodiesterase CbiR → MRFRLAAPSCVIPDRVGPNCRALSSMVGEVALMLLETRGCLDYDELDLPLNLPELGLTYHAHLPLDLPWKDGPAAVGDAIFALEQKIAFLKPRGYVLHPPEPGNLSALLRHRPALSSMLWLENTREGDLSGIWDEIRACGLGVCLDVGHMVSYGQDSLMSLPGFFERVRILHIYGGESRSGHAGLGQLPDPGLLRDILLRVAEDTTLVVEIFSLEELGRSLNLLQSWLLQWGMHHD, encoded by the coding sequence ATGCGCTTTAGACTGGCTGCGCCATCCTGCGTCATCCCGGACCGGGTCGGGCCCAATTGCCGGGCGCTCTCTTCCATGGTGGGCGAGGTCGCGCTCATGCTCCTTGAGACGCGTGGTTGCCTGGACTACGATGAGCTTGATCTGCCCTTGAATCTGCCTGAACTGGGGCTGACCTACCATGCCCATCTTCCCCTGGATCTGCCCTGGAAGGACGGTCCGGCCGCCGTTGGCGACGCCATTTTCGCGCTTGAGCAAAAAATTGCCTTTCTCAAGCCACGCGGTTATGTGCTCCATCCTCCTGAACCCGGGAACCTCTCCGCGCTGCTGCGGCACAGGCCCGCCCTGTCTTCCATGCTCTGGCTCGAAAATACGCGTGAGGGCGATCTGAGTGGAATCTGGGATGAGATACGCGCATGTGGGCTTGGAGTCTGTCTGGATGTGGGGCACATGGTCAGTTATGGCCAAGACAGCCTGATGAGCCTGCCCGGATTTTTCGAGCGCGTGCGCATTCTCCATATCTATGGCGGAGAATCAAGGAGCGGGCATGCCGGGCTGGGTCAGCTGCCCGATCCGGGCCTGCTGCGCGACATCTTGCTGCGCGTAGCGGAGGATACGACGCTGGTGGTTGAAATATTTTCTCTGGAAGAGCTCGGACGCTCCTTGAATCTGCTTCAGTCCTGGCTTCTTCAGTGGGGCATGCACCATGATTGA